The following proteins come from a genomic window of Triticum aestivum cultivar Chinese Spring chromosome 6A, IWGSC CS RefSeq v2.1, whole genome shotgun sequence:
- the LOC123132288 gene encoding uncharacterized protein isoform X1 produces MNTKTYNRIWTCLQLGKTSGRKRVSDAGLVDAIWRYSASKAVENDSGSQSSHRSAAAADLGLDRFRLNESQLNAVEDSVAAMGSPSPSLKLIWGPPGTGKTKTISTILWAMLLRGHRTLTCAPTNTAVLEVASRVVQLVREFSNGGSGGCFLSDIVLLGNNEKMKVDASHELSAVFLDCRVERLSQCFSPNGGWAHCLRSLMGFLVEPVSKYQLYTDKITKDREEEEEKKRNISSNVLDKKNKNVARCNKGNGHEKDRCNNEGDVQVFITLSFKDFVRATHKELAHNLCHCIETLQNDFPRDPTPAPNFWCMSDVVEATRVLGALLDAGAGDRHEAWVSDVGDACNPCSVSSDPPCEECRFRKARSLCLEQLEYLRNNLKLPGYYDKRPIETYLLKRAKSILCTVSTSFRLYNVLPTDNHKPVGGQGQQQRKEPEIFPPLELLVVDEAAQLKECEAMIPLQLPCIRHAVFIGDERQLPALVKSKISENADFGRSIFERLISLGCRKHLLDTQYRMHPEISRFPVWRFYDGKVGDGPNVVSKSHRRRLLRGNMFGPYSFINVRGGRESSEEHSRSPKNTIEIAVVSLIVERLFRESSSSGTRLSVGILSAYNAQVRAFQEKLEKPYGCRDGFSLKIKSVDGFQGGEEDVIIISTVRSNEDGAVGFLRDAKRTNVALTRAKHCLWVIGNATTLSKNRSVWQDIVYDSQRRRRFFHASSDKGLLDAIQAATTELDAADNLHKMESLQCAA; encoded by the exons ATGAACACCAAGACGTACAATCGCATTTGGACGTGCCTTCAGCTGGGGAAGACGAGCGGTCGGAAGAGAGTGAGCGATGCCGGTCTCGTGGATGCCATCTGGAGATACAGCGCCTCGAAG GCAGTGGAAAACGACTCCGGGTCCCAGTCATCTCATCGGTCAGCTGCCGCCGCCGACCTTGGGCTCGACAGGTTCAGGCTTAACGAGTCGCAGCTGAACGCAGTAGAGGACTCCGTTGCAGCAATGGGGAGCCCTTCTCCTTCCCTGAAGCTGATATGGGGGCCTCCAGGGACCGGCAAAACCAAGACCATCAGCACCATACTCTGGGCGATGCTGCTCAGGGGGCACCGGACGCTTACTTGTGCTCCGACCAACACCGCGGTGCTGGAGGTCGCGTCTCGAGTTGTCCAGCTTGTCCGGGAGTTCTCgaatggcggcagcggcggctgcttCCTCAGTGACATCGTTCTGCTGGGAAACAATGAGAAGATGAAGGTAGATGCCAGCCACGAGCTCTCTGCGGTGTTCCTTGACTGTCGTGTCGAGCGGCTTTCCCAATGCTTCTCGCCAAATGGAGGCTGGGCGCACTGCTTGCGTTCGCTGATGGGTTTTCTTGTGGAGCCTGTGAGCAAATACCAGCTGTACACCGACAAAATTACCAAGGaccgtgaggaggaggaggagaagaagaggaacatCTCATCAAATGTACTAGATAAGAAGAACAAAAATGTTGCAAGATGCAATAAAGGGAATGGCCATGAAAAGGATAGATGCAATAATGAAGGAGACGTGCAAGTGTTTATTACCCTGTCATTCAAGGATTTTGTGAGAGCCACTCACAAGGAACTCGCTCACAACTTGTGCCACTGCATCGAGACATTGCAGAATGATTTCCCAAGGGACCCTACGCCGGCGCCGAATTTCTGGTGCATGTCCGATGTGGTAGAAGCAACAAGAGTTCTCGGTGCGCTGCTAGACGCCGGTGCCGGCGACAGACACGAGGCATGGGTGAGCGATGTCGGCGATGCCTGCAACCCGTGCTCTGTGAGCAGCGATCCTCCATGCGAGGAATGCAGATTCAGGAAAGCGAGGTCACTCTGTCTCGAACAACTGGAGTATCTGCGCAACAATCTGAAGCTCCCCGGCTACTACGACAAGCGACCGATTGAAACCTACCTGCTGAAGAGAGCCAAGAGTATCCTGTGCACTGTTTCCACTTCTTTCAGGCTGTATAACGTACTGCCCACGGATAACCACAAACCTGTTGGCGGGCAAGGACAACAGCAACGCAAAGAACCTGAGATCTTCCCACCTCTGGAGCTGTTGGTcgtcgacgaggccgcgcagctcAAGGAGTGCGAGGCCATGATCCCGCTGCAGCTGCCTTGTATAAGGCATGCTGTTTTCATCGGGGATGAGCGCCAGCTACCTGCTCTCGTCAAGAGCAAA ATATCCGAGAATGCGGATTTCGGAAGAAGCATCTTCGAGAGGCTGATCTCGCTAGGCTGCCGCAAGCACCTCCTCGACACCCAGTACAGGATGCATCCGGAGATAAGCAGGTTCCCTGTCTGGAGGTTTTATGACGGCAAGGTAGGTGACGGCCCCAACGTCGTCTCCAAGAGCCACCGGCGCCGCCTCTTGAGAGGCAACATGTTTGGGCCCTACTCGTTCATCAACGTGCGTGGGGGGCGCGAGAGCAGTGAGGAGCATAGCCGGAGCCCCAAAAACACCATCGAGATCGCCGTCGTCTCGCTGATAGTGGAGAGACTGTTCCGAG AGTCGTCTTCTTCGGGAACAAGGCTATCCGTTGGCATCCTGTCGGCGTACAACGCTCAGGTGAGAGCGTTCCAGGAGAAGCTGGAGAAACCATACGGTTGCCGCGATGGTTTCTCTCTCAAGATAAAGTCGGTGGACGGGTTCCAGGGCGGGGAGGAAGATGTCATCATCATATCCACGGTGAGGAGCAACGAGGATGGCGCCGTCGGGTTCCTCAGGGACGCAAAGCGTACCAATGTGGCTCTCACCAGGGCCAA GCATTGCTTGTGGGTGATTGGCAACGCGACGACTCTGTCGAAGAACAGGTCTGTCTGGCAGGACATTGTGTATGATTCTCAGAGACGACGGCGCTTTTTCCATGCTAGCAGTGACAAAGGTCTGCTAGACGCAATACAGGCGGCAACTACTGAGCTTGATGCCGCCGATAATCTGCACAAGATGGAGTCCTTGCAGTGCGCGGCATGA
- the LOC123132288 gene encoding uncharacterized protein isoform X2 encodes MKAVENDSGSQSSHRSAAAADLGLDRFRLNESQLNAVEDSVAAMGSPSPSLKLIWGPPGTGKTKTISTILWAMLLRGHRTLTCAPTNTAVLEVASRVVQLVREFSNGGSGGCFLSDIVLLGNNEKMKVDASHELSAVFLDCRVERLSQCFSPNGGWAHCLRSLMGFLVEPVSKYQLYTDKITKDREEEEEKKRNISSNVLDKKNKNVARCNKGNGHEKDRCNNEGDVQVFITLSFKDFVRATHKELAHNLCHCIETLQNDFPRDPTPAPNFWCMSDVVEATRVLGALLDAGAGDRHEAWVSDVGDACNPCSVSSDPPCEECRFRKARSLCLEQLEYLRNNLKLPGYYDKRPIETYLLKRAKSILCTVSTSFRLYNVLPTDNHKPVGGQGQQQRKEPEIFPPLELLVVDEAAQLKECEAMIPLQLPCIRHAVFIGDERQLPALVKSKISENADFGRSIFERLISLGCRKHLLDTQYRMHPEISRFPVWRFYDGKVGDGPNVVSKSHRRRLLRGNMFGPYSFINVRGGRESSEEHSRSPKNTIEIAVVSLIVERLFRESSSSGTRLSVGILSAYNAQVRAFQEKLEKPYGCRDGFSLKIKSVDGFQGGEEDVIIISTVRSNEDGAVGFLRDAKRTNVALTRAKHCLWVIGNATTLSKNRSVWQDIVYDSQRRRRFFHASSDKGLLDAIQAATTELDAADNLHKMESLQCAA; translated from the exons ATGAAGGCAGTGGAAAACGACTCCGGGTCCCAGTCATCTCATCGGTCAGCTGCCGCCGCCGACCTTGGGCTCGACAGGTTCAGGCTTAACGAGTCGCAGCTGAACGCAGTAGAGGACTCCGTTGCAGCAATGGGGAGCCCTTCTCCTTCCCTGAAGCTGATATGGGGGCCTCCAGGGACCGGCAAAACCAAGACCATCAGCACCATACTCTGGGCGATGCTGCTCAGGGGGCACCGGACGCTTACTTGTGCTCCGACCAACACCGCGGTGCTGGAGGTCGCGTCTCGAGTTGTCCAGCTTGTCCGGGAGTTCTCgaatggcggcagcggcggctgcttCCTCAGTGACATCGTTCTGCTGGGAAACAATGAGAAGATGAAGGTAGATGCCAGCCACGAGCTCTCTGCGGTGTTCCTTGACTGTCGTGTCGAGCGGCTTTCCCAATGCTTCTCGCCAAATGGAGGCTGGGCGCACTGCTTGCGTTCGCTGATGGGTTTTCTTGTGGAGCCTGTGAGCAAATACCAGCTGTACACCGACAAAATTACCAAGGaccgtgaggaggaggaggagaagaagaggaacatCTCATCAAATGTACTAGATAAGAAGAACAAAAATGTTGCAAGATGCAATAAAGGGAATGGCCATGAAAAGGATAGATGCAATAATGAAGGAGACGTGCAAGTGTTTATTACCCTGTCATTCAAGGATTTTGTGAGAGCCACTCACAAGGAACTCGCTCACAACTTGTGCCACTGCATCGAGACATTGCAGAATGATTTCCCAAGGGACCCTACGCCGGCGCCGAATTTCTGGTGCATGTCCGATGTGGTAGAAGCAACAAGAGTTCTCGGTGCGCTGCTAGACGCCGGTGCCGGCGACAGACACGAGGCATGGGTGAGCGATGTCGGCGATGCCTGCAACCCGTGCTCTGTGAGCAGCGATCCTCCATGCGAGGAATGCAGATTCAGGAAAGCGAGGTCACTCTGTCTCGAACAACTGGAGTATCTGCGCAACAATCTGAAGCTCCCCGGCTACTACGACAAGCGACCGATTGAAACCTACCTGCTGAAGAGAGCCAAGAGTATCCTGTGCACTGTTTCCACTTCTTTCAGGCTGTATAACGTACTGCCCACGGATAACCACAAACCTGTTGGCGGGCAAGGACAACAGCAACGCAAAGAACCTGAGATCTTCCCACCTCTGGAGCTGTTGGTcgtcgacgaggccgcgcagctcAAGGAGTGCGAGGCCATGATCCCGCTGCAGCTGCCTTGTATAAGGCATGCTGTTTTCATCGGGGATGAGCGCCAGCTACCTGCTCTCGTCAAGAGCAAA ATATCCGAGAATGCGGATTTCGGAAGAAGCATCTTCGAGAGGCTGATCTCGCTAGGCTGCCGCAAGCACCTCCTCGACACCCAGTACAGGATGCATCCGGAGATAAGCAGGTTCCCTGTCTGGAGGTTTTATGACGGCAAGGTAGGTGACGGCCCCAACGTCGTCTCCAAGAGCCACCGGCGCCGCCTCTTGAGAGGCAACATGTTTGGGCCCTACTCGTTCATCAACGTGCGTGGGGGGCGCGAGAGCAGTGAGGAGCATAGCCGGAGCCCCAAAAACACCATCGAGATCGCCGTCGTCTCGCTGATAGTGGAGAGACTGTTCCGAG AGTCGTCTTCTTCGGGAACAAGGCTATCCGTTGGCATCCTGTCGGCGTACAACGCTCAGGTGAGAGCGTTCCAGGAGAAGCTGGAGAAACCATACGGTTGCCGCGATGGTTTCTCTCTCAAGATAAAGTCGGTGGACGGGTTCCAGGGCGGGGAGGAAGATGTCATCATCATATCCACGGTGAGGAGCAACGAGGATGGCGCCGTCGGGTTCCTCAGGGACGCAAAGCGTACCAATGTGGCTCTCACCAGGGCCAA GCATTGCTTGTGGGTGATTGGCAACGCGACGACTCTGTCGAAGAACAGGTCTGTCTGGCAGGACATTGTGTATGATTCTCAGAGACGACGGCGCTTTTTCCATGCTAGCAGTGACAAAGGTCTGCTAGACGCAATACAGGCGGCAACTACTGAGCTTGATGCCGCCGATAATCTGCACAAGATGGAGTCCTTGCAGTGCGCGGCATGA
- the LOC123132289 gene encoding uncharacterized protein, translating to MPCARAEDALPSAAADMVSAALIQKAAGGGARRPAEPGRALQRTPHVSAGDVDAPAPAASCSGDDGKGNRGGRREESRRGRTRSYRSELEQEVKKLQRQLEKEIELHVALAEAVTQNAPPPALNSSAKIPPETQELLVNIASLEGAVSNLEKELNDLYYQLCHERNERLLAQNNPGGLPSASSDDRSLSTCMCTWEEHISSLRDLKFGGSESMRSMQQDLLTELDYDQDLGEESEDRQMVSLNRLLEKHRDVSLNGLLEKHRDEEMQGSCSVENQGKEDEKIDDLSFEQSIQKLTSMKAGNLWNYPNQLSEEMVRCMRNIFLRLSESSKISAKASSDCSSSSAERLSGSTLASFSDSSILPSMLRSSSVDSYHNDEMMNKARNFDPYKVNGKGTRRDIGNYCSAAEVSWMSVGKEQLEYASEALKKFRFLVEQLSKVNPDCLNSDERLAFWINLYNALIMHSYLAYGVPRNDIKLFSLMQKACYTVGGQSFSAAEIEFVILKMKTPVHRPQLSLMLALQKFKISEGHKKYSIDQAEPLLLFGLSCGMFSSPAVRIFTAANVRNELLESLRDYIQASVGISDRGKLLIPKLLQSYAKGAVEDSLFTDWICHHLSPEQVATIREYSSQRRQRLLGARSFTVVAFDSKFRYLFLPDSSGSQKPQHRTGSLG from the exons ATGCCGTGCGCGCGGGCCGAGGACGcgctcccctccgccgccgccgacatggtctCCGCCGCCCTGATCCAgaaggcggccggcggcggcgcccggAGGCCCGCCGAGCCAGGCCGCGCGCTGCAGCGCACGCCGCACGTGTCCGCGGGGGACGTcgacgcgccggcgccggcggccagctGCTCCGGG GATGATGGCAAGGGCAACCGCGGCGGGAGGAGAGAGGAGAGCCGCAGGGGCAGGACGCGGAGCTACCGCTCGGAGCTCGAGCAGGAA GTCAAGAAACTGCAGAGGCAGCTCGAGAAAGAGATCGAGCTGCACGTGGCGCTGGCGGAGGCCGTCACGCAGAATGCGCCGCCGCCTGCATTGAATTCTTCTGCCAAGATCCCACCTGAG ACACAGGAGCTACTAGTTAACATTGCCTCCCTGGAGGGTGCCGTTTCGAACCTCGAAAAGGAGTTAAATGATCTGTATTACCAGCTTTGTCATGAAAGGAATGAACGGCTACTTGCCCAAAATAACCCAGGAGGCTTGCCATCTGCGTCCTCAGATGACCGCTCGCTGTCAACTTGCATGTGTACATGGGAAGAA CACATATCATCATTGAGGGATTTGAAGTTTGGAGGATCCGAGTCAATGAGATCAATGCAACAAGATTTACTCACAGAACTTGATTATGACCAGGATCttggagaagaatccgaagataGACAAATGGTTTCCCTAAATAGGCTGCTCGAGAAACACCGAGATGTCTCTTTGAATGGACTGTTGGAAAAGCACCGGGACGAAGAG ATGCAAGGGTCATGCTCGGTGGAAAATCAAGGCAAAGAAGATGAAAAGATCGATGATTTATCATTTGAACAGTCCATTCAAAAATTAACTAGCATGAAAGCAGGAAATCTTTGGAACTATCCAAATCAGCTATCAGAGGAGATGGTGCGCTGCATGAGAAACATTTTCCTCCGTTTATCTGAATCCTCCAAGATATCTGCGAAGGCATCTTCTGATTGTTCATCTTCCTCAGCGGAGCGTCTATCTGGTTCTACACTGGCATCCTTCTCAGATTCATCCATATTACCCTCAATGCTACGGAGCTCTTCGGTTGACTCCTATCACAATGATGAGATGATGAATAAAGCCAGAAACTTTGACCCGTATAAAGTTAATGGAAAGGGAACCCGAAGAGACATCGGAAACTACTGTTCAGCAGCTGAAGTATCTTGGATGTCGGTTGGAAAGGAGCAACTTGAATATGCATCTGAAGCTCTAAAAAAGTTCAG ATTTCTCGTGGAGCAGCTATCAAAAGTTAACCCTGATTGTTTGAACTCTGATGAGCGGCTAGCCTTTTGGATTAACTTGTATAATGCGCTAATAATGCAT TCATACCTCGCATATGGAGTTCCCCGGAATGACATCAAGCTTTTCTCTCTGATGCAAAAG GCCTGTTACACAGTTGGTGGGCAGTCGTTCAGTGCAGCTGAAATAGAGTTTGTGATACTAAAGATGAAGACTCCGGTGCATCGGCCCCAACTT TCTTTGATGTTGGCTCTTCAGAAGTTCAAAATTTCTGAGGGGCACAAGAAGTATTCGATCGATCAAGCTGAGCCCCTTCTGCTGTTTGGTCTGAGTTGTGGAATGTTCTCTTCACCAGCT GTAAGAATCTTCACGGCAGCAAATGTCAGGAATGAGCTTCTGGAGTCACTGAGAGACTACATCCAAGCGTCTGTCGGCATAAGTGACCGAGGGAAACTACTGATCCCAAAGTTACTGCAGAGCTATGCCAAGGGGGCCGTCGAAGACTCCCTGTTCACGGACTGGATCTGCCATCACCTCTCGCCTGAGCAAGTTGCAACCATCCGAGAGTATTCCTCTCAGAGGAGGCAGCGGCTTCTCGGGGCACGCAGTTTCACTGTGGTCGCGTTCGACTCGAAATTCCGGTACCTGTTCTTGCCTGACAGCAGTGGCTCCCAGAAGCCACAACACAGAACAGGCTCCCTAGGCTGA